A single genomic interval of Malania oleifera isolate guangnan ecotype guangnan chromosome 13, ASM2987363v1, whole genome shotgun sequence harbors:
- the LOC131146203 gene encoding uncharacterized protein LOC131146203, protein MLPTEDQKKKNLKRSRSFPCGMPVTDTTIAQTLDDRILFPVEEIVQYPLPGYGAPTSINFSPDGSLITYLFSPDNNLNRKVFAFDVKSCKQDLFFSPPDGGLDESNISAEEKLWRERSRERGLGVTRYEWVKMSAKKKIIMVPLPAGVYFQELSGSSELRIESASFSPVIDPHLSPDGTMLAYIRDYELHVIHILYNDPKQLTFGANRSAVTHGLAEYIAQEEMDRKNGYWWSLDCRFIAFTEVDSSGVPLFRIMHQGKSSVGLEAQEDHAYPFAGASNVKVRLGVVSVRGGPVSWMDLLCGGGDQNNNDEEYLARVNWMHGNILIAQVLNRRHTKLKVVKFDIRTGQRKVLLVEEHDTWVNLHDCFTPLDKGVTKYSGGFIWASEKTGFRHLYLHDANGTCLGPITEGEWMVEQVAGVNEAAGLLYFTGTLDGPLESNLYCAKLFPDWSHPLLAPLRLTHGRGKHVVVLDHQMKSFVDIHDSLDSPPRVLLCSLNDGSLIVPLFEQPFTVPRFKRLQLEPPEIVQIQANDGAILYGALYKPDAARFGPPPYKTLISVYGGPSVQLVCDSWLNTVDMRAQYLRSKGILTWKLDNRGTARRGLKFEGALKHNVGLTDAEDQLTGAEWLIKQGLAKVGHIGLYGWSYGGYLSAMTLARFPDVFRCAISGAPVTSWDGYDTFYTEKYMGLPSENQAGYDRSSVMHHIQRMKGRLLLVHGMIDENVHFRHTARLVNALVGAGKPYELLIFPNERHTPRKLRDRIYMEERIWDFIERNL, encoded by the exons ATGCTACCTACTGAGGaccagaagaagaagaatttgAAACGTTCAAGATCATTTCCTTGCGGTATGCCTGTGACAGACACCACCATTGCTCAAACTCTCGATGATCGTATTCTTTTCCCAGTTGAAGAGATAGTTCAGTATCCATTGCCGGGTTATGGTGCCCCAACTTCGATAAATTTTAGTCCTGATGGTAGTTTGATAACATACTTATTTAGTCCAGACAACAATTTGAACAGGAAGGTGTTTGCATTTGATGTAAAATCTTGCAAGCAAGATCTGTTTTTCAGTCCACCTGATGGTGGGCTTGACGAGAGTAATATATCGGCAGAAGAGAAGCTCTGGAGAGAAAGGTCAAGGGAGCGCGGGTTGGGAGTTACCCGATATGAATGGGTGAAGATGAGTGCAAAGAAGAAAATCATCATGGTTCCTTTGCCAGCTGGG GTATATTTCCAGGAGTTGTCTGGTTCGTCAGAACTCAGAATTGAGAGTGCATCGTTCTCACCAGTTATTGATCCGCATCTTTCCCCCGATGGCACTATGCTTGCTTACATAAGAGATTATGAGTTGCATGTTATACATATATTGTATAATGATCCAAAACAATTAACATTTGGAGCCAATCGAAGTGCTGTG ACTCATGGGCTTGCTGAATATATAGCTCAG GAGGAGATGGATCGGAAGAATGGATACTGGTGGTCTCTGGACTGTAGATTCATTGCATTCACAGAAGTTGATTCATCTGGTGTTCCTCTTTTTAGGATCATGCATCAAGGTAAAAGCTCTGTTGGTTTGGAGGCACAAGAAGACCATGCTTATCCTTTTGCAGGAGCTTCAAATGTCAAAGTTCGTCTTGGGGTAGTTTCTGTCCGCGGAGGTCCAGTTTCTTGGATGGACCTCCTTTGTGGAGGAGGGGATCAAAATAACAATGACGAAGAATATTTGGCCAGAGTAAATTGGATGCATGGAAATATCCTCATAGCTCAGGTTTTGAACAGGCGCCACACTAAATTGAAGGTTGTTAAGTTTGATATAAGGACAGGTCAAAGAAAAGTTTTATTGGTGGAAGAACATGACACCTGGGTGAATTTACATGACTGTTTCACACCTTTAGACAAAGGGGTCACCAAATATTCAGGGGGGTTTATATGGGCTAGTGAAAAAACAGGATTTAGACATCTTTATTTGCATGATGCAAATGGGACTTGCTTAGGACCTATTACTGAAGGTGAGTGGATGGTTGAGCAAGTTGCTGGTGTGAATGAGGCTGCAGGGCTTTTATACTTCACTGGGACTTTAGATGGACCTTTGGAATCTAACCTTTACTGTGCTAAACTGTTCCCCGACTGGAGCCATCCTCTCCTGGCCCCATTGAGACTTACTCATGGCAGGGGAAAACATGTGGTTGTGCTTGATCATCAGATGAAAAGTTTTGTTGACATTCACGATTCCCTGGATTCTCCTCCTAGGGTTCTACTTTGCTCTTTAAATGATGGGAGCTTAATTGTGCCTCTGTTTGAGCAGCCATTCACTGTTCCAAGATTCAAAAGGCTCCAACTGGAGCCTCCTGAGATTGTTCAAATACAAGCAAATGATGGGGCTATTTTATATGGTGCTCTGTATAAACCTGACGCAGCAAGATTTGGACCTCCACCATACAAAACCCTAATTAGCGTGTATGGTGGTCCTAGTGTCCAGCTTGTCTGTGACTCCTGGTTGAATACAGTTGACATGAGGGCACAGTATTTGCGAAGCAAAGGCATTTTAACATGGAAG TTAGACAACAGAGGAACTGCTCGACGCGGACTAAAGTTCGAAGGTGCACTTAAACACAATGTGGGACTAACTGATGCTGAGGACCAGCTGACTGGAGCTGAATGGCTCATAAAACAAGGATTAGCCAAAGTGGGCCACATTGGGTTGTATGGGTGGAGTTATGGTGGATATCTTTCAGCCATGACCTTGGCCAGGTTTCCCGATGTTTTCCGGTGTGCGATCTCCGGTGCCCCGGTCACATCCTGGGATGGGTACGACACATTCTACACTGAGAAGTACATGGGGTTGCCTTCTGAAAATCAGGCAGGTTATGACCGCAGCTCCGTGATGCACCATATACAGAGGATGAAAGGTAGATTGTTACTAGTGCATGGAATGATTGACGAAAATGTGCATTTTAGGCACACTGCGAGGCTTGTGAATGCACTTGTGGGAGCCGGGAAGCCTTATGAACTGCTGATTTTTCCCAATGAACGTCACACGCCACGCAAGCTCAGGGACCGAATATATATGGAAGAGAGGATCTGGGATTTCATAGAGAGGAATTTGTAA
- the LOC131146205 gene encoding phosphatidylinositol 4-kinase gamma 4-like yields the protein MSIARVALSPVCEESLKFPGYFSGLHGPWLKESILIYLTAGESVIPLHVSESDSIASIKFQIQSFKGFFVKKQKLIFEGRELARSNSQVRDYGVADGNVLHLVLRLSNMQAITVKTVCGKEFEFHVERNRNVGYLKRQIAKKGKGYVDLKDEELICNGEELEDQRLIHNICKNDDAMIHILVRKSVKIRAKLIEKDIEFSIMATNLNEKGADVVDEAEKRFRVQSEEVKFVQVRPLQKDLLLEPIIVNPTIELPLVIKELILSTLHGLDRGNEPIRSAEGSGGAYFMQDSAGQKYVSVFKPTDEEPKAVNNPQGLPLSVDGEGLKKGTRVGEGAFREVAAYILDHPRSGPRSVHNEDSGFAGVPPTVMVKCLHRGFNHPQGDKCSKKNVKFGSLQMFVKNFGSCEEMGPCAFPVNEVHKITVLDIRLANADRHAGNILVSKDNKGQIVLTPIDHGYCLPESFEDCTFDWLYWPQARLPYSPDTIEYIKSLDAEQDIELLKFHGWELPLECARILRISTMLLKKGVERGLTAFAIGSIMCRETLKKESVIEQIVQEAQETVLPGTSEVAFMESISMIMDRHLNKLST from the exons ATGTCGATTGCACGTGTTGCACTAAGTCCTGTGTGTGAAGAGTCTTTGAAGTTCCCCGGCTACTTCTCTGGCTTGCATGGCCCCTGGTTAAAGGAGTCAATTCTAATATACCTCACAGCTGGCGAGTCTGTGATTCCCTTGCATGTTTCGGAGTCAGATTCAATTGCTTCCATTAAGTTTCAAATCCAATCTTTTAAAGGGTTTTTTGTGAAGAAGCAGAAACTGATTTTTGAAGGGAGAGAACTGGCCCGAAGCAATTCTCAGGTTCGTGACTATGGCGTTGCTGATGGGAATGTACTGCATTTGGTGCTTCGACTTTCTAATATGCAAGCCATTACTGTTAAGACTGTGTGTGGGAAGGAGTTTGAGTTCCATGTTGAAAGGAATAGAAATGTGGGTTATTTGAAACGCCAGATTGCTAAGAAGGGGAAAGGCTATGTTGATCTTAAAGATGAAGAACTGATCTGTAATGGTGAAGAGCTTGAGGACCAACGACTCATACATAATATTTGTAAGAATGATGATGCCATGATTCACATATTGGTTCGAAAATCCGTAAAAATAAGGGCTAAACTTATTGAAAAGGATATTGAGTTCTCCATCATGGCAACAAATTTGAATGAGAAGGGAGCTGATGTAGTGGATGAAGCAGAAAAACGATTCAGGGTACAATCTGAAGAAGTTAAGTTTGTACAAGTGAGGCCATTGCAAAAAGATCTTCTTTTGGAACCTATAATTGTTAACCCCACAATTGAACTGCCATTAGTGATTAAGGAGTTAATCTTGTCTACACTCCATGGATTAGATAGAGGCAATGAGCCAATTAGGTCTGCGGAAGGATCAGGGGGAGCTTATTTCATGCAGGATTCAGCAGGTCAGAAGTATGTATCTGTTTTTAAGCCAACTGATGAGGAGCCCAAGGCAGTGAATAACCCTCAAGGCCTACCTTTGTCAGTTGATGGCGAAGGATTGAAGAAGGGCACACGAGTAGGGGAAGGTGCCTTTAGGGAAGTTGCTGCATACATTTTGGATCATCCAAGAAGTGGTCCTCGTTCAGTTCACAACGAGGATAGTGGATTTGCAGGGGTTCCCCCGACAGTTATGGTCAAATGTTTGCACAGAGGATTTAATCACCCTCAAGGTGACAAATGTAGCaagaaaaatgttaaatttgGGTCACTTCAGATGTTTGTTAAAAATTTTGGAAGCTGCGAGGAGATGGGTCCTTGTGCCTTCCCTGTGAATGAAGTGCACAAGATCACGGTCTTGGATATAAGGTTGGCCAATGCAGATAGGCATGCTGGGAATATATTGGTGAGCAAAGATAACAAAGGGCAGATTGTGCTTACTCCAATTGATCATGGGTATTGCTTGCCTGAGAGT TTTGAAGATTGCACATTTGACTGGCTTTACTGGCCCCAAGCACGCCTGCCTTATTCCCCTGACACCATTGAGTACATAAAATCACTAGATGCTGAACAAGACATAGAACTTCTCAAGTTTCATGGGTGGGAGTTACCACTTGAGTGTGCCCGCATTCTTCGGATTTCCACCATGCTTCTAAAGAAAGGTGTGGAGAGAGGACTCACTGCCTTTGCCATTGGGAGCATCATGTGCAGGGAAACCTTAAAGAAGGAATCTGTGATTGAACAAATTGTTCAAGAAGCACAGGAAACTGTGCTCCCAGGAACAAGTGAAGTTGCATTCATGGAATCCATCTCAATGATCATGGACCGCCACCTCAACAAGCTCTCTACATGA